One Pectobacterium polaris DNA window includes the following coding sequences:
- a CDS encoding NupC/NupG family nucleoside CNT transporter translates to MQLVMSLVGMIVLILCAVMLSNNRKAIRLRTVAGAFILQIGIGALVLYVPVGRKILEGLTGGVANVIAYGNQGVSFMFGGLVSDKMFEVFGGGGFVFALRVLPIIVFFSSLIAVLYYMGIMQIVIKILGGGLQKLLGTSRTESLSATANIFVGQTEAPLVVRPYIANMTQSELFAVMCGGLASIAGAVMAGYAQMGVPLEYLIAASFMAAPGGLLFAKLMVPETEKTHDHDEMVGFVDEDDRPANVIDAAASGAASGMQLALNVGAMLLAFIALIAVLNGILGGIGGWFDYPQLSLELILGWCFAPVAFLIGIPWSEASVAGSFIGQKLIVNEFVAYMNFSEYLKADDVVQAAGLQVLSDHTKAVISFALCGFANLSSIAILIGGLGSMAPTRRQDIARFGLKAVAAGTLSNLMSACIAGFFLAL, encoded by the coding sequence ATGCAACTCGTTATGAGTCTCGTCGGCATGATTGTTCTGATACTGTGCGCGGTTATGCTGTCCAATAACCGTAAAGCTATCAGATTGCGCACCGTAGCCGGTGCTTTCATTCTTCAGATCGGTATTGGTGCGCTGGTGCTGTATGTACCAGTAGGCCGCAAGATTCTGGAAGGTTTGACGGGCGGTGTAGCAAACGTTATCGCCTACGGAAATCAAGGCGTTTCGTTCATGTTTGGCGGTCTGGTATCCGACAAAATGTTCGAAGTATTTGGCGGTGGCGGATTTGTTTTCGCACTCCGCGTATTGCCGATTATTGTCTTTTTCTCTTCCCTTATCGCCGTGTTGTACTACATGGGCATTATGCAGATAGTCATCAAGATACTCGGTGGCGGATTGCAGAAACTGTTGGGAACCTCCCGTACCGAATCCCTTTCTGCGACGGCCAATATCTTTGTCGGCCAAACGGAAGCACCGCTGGTGGTCCGTCCGTATATTGCCAACATGACGCAGTCAGAGCTGTTTGCGGTGATGTGTGGCGGGTTGGCCTCGATTGCAGGTGCGGTGATGGCGGGCTATGCCCAGATGGGCGTGCCGTTGGAATATCTGATTGCGGCCTCCTTCATGGCTGCACCGGGCGGGTTACTGTTCGCGAAACTGATGGTGCCGGAAACGGAAAAAACGCACGACCACGATGAGATGGTTGGCTTTGTCGATGAAGACGATCGCCCAGCTAACGTCATTGATGCCGCGGCAAGCGGTGCGGCTTCCGGTATGCAGTTGGCGCTGAATGTGGGCGCGATGCTGCTGGCGTTTATCGCGTTGATCGCCGTGTTGAACGGCATTCTGGGCGGCATCGGTGGCTGGTTTGACTATCCGCAGCTGTCACTGGAACTGATTCTGGGCTGGTGCTTTGCGCCTGTTGCGTTCCTGATTGGTATTCCGTGGAGTGAAGCAAGCGTTGCGGGCTCGTTCATTGGGCAGAAACTGATCGTCAATGAGTTCGTCGCTTACATGAATTTCAGTGAATATCTGAAAGCGGATGACGTGGTACAGGCCGCAGGTTTGCAGGTTCTGTCGGATCATACCAAAGCTGTGATTTCGTTCGCGCTGTGCGGCTTTGCTAACCTTTCGTCTATTGCTATCCTTATTGGAGGTTTGGGCAGTATGGCACCGACTCGGCGCCAGGATATTGCCCGCTTTGGTTTGAAAGCGGTTGCGGCAGGTACGCTTTCTAACCTGATGAGCGCCTGCATCGCAGGGTTCTTCCTGGCCCTGTAA
- a CDS encoding 4'-phosphopantetheinyl transferase family protein: MLSAFIDDVEWITFPRATDGAAYPGITARCHFHLSAYDDALFAEANIPFSDALERAVPKRRAEFLAGRCVAKHVLNKLEHPGFVLHSGEDRSPQWPGNIAGSLSHNKDSVLCAAHLRSDALSCVGVDIEGFMSDERAQSLWPGIIGDEEFQWFHERDEAFSCLLTISFSAKESLFKALYPQVRHYFDFLDARLVALDITKREFELELLTDLTPTFYAGRRFKGAYLLREYDVTTFLCC; the protein is encoded by the coding sequence ATGCTTTCTGCTTTTATTGATGATGTTGAATGGATTACTTTTCCACGGGCAACGGACGGTGCCGCCTACCCAGGTATTACTGCTCGCTGCCATTTCCATTTGTCCGCCTACGACGACGCGCTTTTTGCCGAGGCGAACATTCCTTTCTCCGACGCGCTAGAGCGCGCCGTACCGAAACGACGTGCCGAATTTCTGGCTGGACGCTGTGTGGCCAAACACGTGTTGAACAAGCTTGAACACCCTGGTTTTGTTCTGCATAGCGGGGAAGACCGCTCGCCGCAGTGGCCGGGCAATATTGCCGGTTCGCTGAGCCATAACAAAGACAGCGTACTCTGCGCCGCCCATTTACGGAGCGATGCGCTATCGTGCGTGGGCGTTGATATCGAAGGGTTTATGTCCGACGAGCGTGCGCAGTCGCTGTGGCCCGGCATCATTGGCGACGAGGAATTCCAATGGTTTCATGAGCGGGATGAGGCATTTAGCTGTTTGCTAACGATCAGCTTCTCGGCGAAGGAGAGCCTGTTCAAGGCGCTTTACCCACAGGTGCGGCACTATTTTGATTTTCTGGATGCTCGGCTGGTGGCGCTGGATATCACCAAACGCGAGTTCGAGCTAGAACTGCTGACGGATCTGACACCGACGTTTTACGCCGGACGCCGTTTTAAAGGCGCGTATCTGTTAAGAGAGTACGACGTCACCACGTTTCTCTGCTGCTAA
- a CDS encoding TonB-dependent receptor domain-containing protein encodes MQLKPESRFSYHHFPHSKVYRALLVTGLLALPALAQAENAADEKIVVTATQTKHTTLSAPASVSVITRAELEKMSVNNVTDAVKKLPGININPSSTYGRNEIKIRGMKADYTLLLINGRRVNSREALISDYANDFDLASLPVSAIDRVEVIRGPMSSLYGADALGGVVNVILRQPGEKATGEIGYNFEAPTEGSGGDHNRLSGYVSGPLIENTLLGSLIIDGGKRDAWRTELSKNPNTDALEERDNLNLLGNLSWLIDDRQSLDFDVTYTKDDRDVDWNNYGVAKRNIQKMDRLGLGLTHNGSWENIDTRLRYYYENVKLMDNSELKGGRADTTQDNHTIDGQISGYLGDHLLTGGGEYRLTSLKHTMNLPGGGVDVSQGAIFLQDEFKLGDLALTFAGRVDQHEVYGTELSPRAYATYSLTDNWVIKGGVSKAYKAPTLAQSTKGYSIVDCRGGCQKVGNPDLKPETAVSYELGTAYEAERFGAGVTLFNNDIKDMIQTETRLPGMTRISYINVNKARIQGIETSFWVDVTDDLNWTTNWTIVDAEDRTTKMRLKQTPKNTVNTQLNWQALDNLSTYISYQYTGNQYLFDKEGSKTRGFNTVDIGATYTPVKNVDLKLGLTNLTNEKRDYVATNNDYFLSGRTVYGGVSYKF; translated from the coding sequence GTATCGCGCCCTGCTGGTGACTGGGTTACTGGCACTGCCTGCACTCGCACAGGCAGAAAACGCGGCAGATGAAAAAATCGTCGTGACAGCAACACAGACGAAACATACCACGCTAAGCGCCCCCGCTAGCGTTTCTGTCATCACCCGCGCCGAGCTGGAAAAGATGTCGGTGAACAACGTTACCGACGCGGTGAAAAAGCTGCCGGGCATTAACATCAATCCGTCATCTACCTATGGCCGTAACGAAATCAAGATCCGTGGCATGAAAGCGGACTACACCTTACTGCTGATCAACGGTCGTCGGGTTAACTCACGCGAAGCATTGATCAGCGACTACGCTAACGATTTTGATCTTGCTTCCCTCCCCGTTTCCGCCATCGATCGCGTTGAAGTCATCCGTGGCCCCATGTCTTCTTTGTACGGAGCCGATGCGCTGGGTGGTGTGGTAAACGTGATTCTGCGTCAGCCGGGAGAGAAAGCAACGGGTGAGATCGGCTATAACTTTGAAGCACCGACCGAAGGTTCCGGTGGCGACCACAACCGCCTAAGCGGCTACGTCAGCGGCCCATTGATAGAGAATACGCTGTTGGGTAGCTTGATTATTGATGGCGGAAAGCGTGATGCCTGGCGTACCGAACTATCGAAAAATCCGAATACTGACGCACTTGAAGAGCGTGACAACCTCAACCTGTTAGGGAATCTAAGTTGGTTGATTGATGATCGACAAAGCCTGGACTTTGATGTCACCTATACCAAAGATGACCGAGATGTAGACTGGAACAACTACGGTGTAGCAAAACGTAATATCCAAAAAATGGATCGTCTTGGCCTAGGGTTAACACACAACGGTAGTTGGGAGAATATCGACACGCGACTGCGCTACTACTATGAAAACGTCAAGCTAATGGATAACTCAGAGCTCAAAGGCGGCAGAGCAGATACGACACAGGATAACCATACTATCGATGGCCAAATTTCTGGCTATCTGGGCGATCACCTGCTGACTGGGGGTGGCGAGTATCGTCTCACGTCGCTAAAACACACGATGAACCTACCCGGCGGAGGCGTTGATGTCAGCCAAGGGGCTATTTTCCTACAAGACGAATTTAAACTTGGCGATTTGGCATTAACTTTTGCAGGCCGCGTCGACCAACATGAGGTCTATGGAACTGAGTTAAGTCCACGCGCTTACGCAACCTACAGCCTGACGGACAACTGGGTAATAAAAGGGGGGGTCAGCAAAGCCTACAAAGCACCAACGCTGGCCCAATCAACAAAAGGTTACTCAATAGTTGACTGCCGTGGTGGTTGCCAGAAAGTCGGAAATCCCGATCTTAAACCAGAGACTGCGGTAAGTTATGAACTTGGTACCGCCTATGAAGCAGAGCGCTTCGGGGCAGGCGTTACTCTGTTTAACAACGACATAAAAGATATGATCCAGACAGAAACACGACTGCCTGGAATGACAAGAATAAGCTACATCAATGTGAATAAGGCGAGAATTCAGGGGATTGAAACTTCGTTCTGGGTCGATGTGACAGATGATTTAAATTGGACCACCAACTGGACCATCGTCGATGCCGAAGACCGCACAACCAAAATGCGCTTGAAGCAAACACCGAAAAATACGGTTAACACGCAGTTGAACTGGCAAGCACTGGATAACTTATCAACCTATATTTCTTACCAGTACACGGGTAACCAGTATCTGTTTGATAAAGAAGGCAGCAAGACACGCGGCTTCAATACCGTGGATATCGGTGCTACCTATACGCCGGTTAAAAATGTGGACCTGAAACTGGGCCTCACAAACCTGACCAACGAAAAACGGGATTACGTCGCTACCAACAACGACTACTTCCTGTCTGGACGTACGGTGTACGGCGGCGTGAGCTATAAGTTCTGA